A region from the Pontixanthobacter aestiaquae genome encodes:
- a CDS encoding SOS response-associated peptidase family protein yields MTHLFRLDADAATIAETFGAVRGDDPWPGGHVAPSSFAPVITAGRELIPGPIRSRGRRRITPRMWGVPPPPSVQYDGRNAVLTVRNPHSPFWIGNLRNSEFRCLIPATAFMEWSAGVDAQGRRKQMWFAPTDQPLFAMAGVWKDSEVPSFALLTCEANAALRREGRERMPAILPADPGAQELWLYGEWRKAEALLQPYSSSLMRPVERGPTN; encoded by the coding sequence GTGACACATCTCTTCCGCCTTGACGCCGACGCTGCGACGATAGCCGAAACATTCGGTGCCGTGCGCGGCGATGATCCGTGGCCGGGCGGCCATGTTGCGCCATCCAGCTTTGCGCCGGTCATTACCGCCGGACGCGAGCTGATACCGGGTCCGATACGCAGCCGGGGTAGACGGCGGATCACACCGCGCATGTGGGGTGTCCCGCCACCTCCCAGCGTTCAATATGATGGACGCAACGCAGTGCTGACCGTGCGCAATCCGCATAGTCCGTTCTGGATCGGCAATCTGCGCAATAGCGAGTTTCGCTGTTTGATCCCCGCCACGGCATTCATGGAATGGAGCGCTGGCGTCGATGCGCAGGGCCGGCGCAAACAAATGTGGTTCGCGCCCACCGACCAGCCGCTGTTCGCGATGGCAGGCGTGTGGAAGGACAGCGAGGTACCGAGCTTTGCCCTGCTCACTTGTGAAGCCAATGCAGCGCTGCGGCGCGAGGGGCGCGAGCGGATGCCCGCTATCCTGCCCGCCGATCCGGGGGCACAGGAATTGTGGCTTTATGGCGAATGGCGGAAGGCTGAAGCTTTACTCCAGCCTTATTCGTCATCGCTGATGCGTCCTGTTGAGCGTGGCCCAACAAACTAG
- a CDS encoding type II toxin-antitoxin system death-on-curing family toxin — MCDQGALESALARPVNEWTYGEDDLCAQAAAYAFGIARNHAFADGDKRTAWVFARLFLRLNGQSLSFPPREAIDIVVALAGGELSEAELPDWFRERLALALFVIPANAGTQSGLALGCPRFPLPRE, encoded by the coding sequence GTGTGCGATCAGGGCGCGTTGGAAAGCGCGCTCGCGCGTCCGGTCAATGAATGGACCTACGGCGAGGACGATCTGTGTGCGCAGGCCGCTGCCTATGCCTTCGGTATCGCCCGCAATCACGCCTTTGCCGATGGCGACAAGCGCACCGCATGGGTCTTTGCGCGGCTGTTCCTGCGACTGAACGGGCAGAGCCTCTCGTTTCCACCGAGGGAGGCGATAGACATTGTTGTGGCACTCGCGGGTGGCGAATTGAGCGAGGCGGAATTGCCCGACTGGTTCCGTGAGCGCTTAGCTTTAGCCCTTTTCGTCATTCCCGCGAACGCGGGGACCCAGAGTGGATTAGCGCTCGGTTGCCCTAGGTTCCCGCTTCCGCGGGAATGA
- a CDS encoding MFS transporter — MQSTVSQPNQGDVPRLTPWQLTSYGLLTMPIAMAGLALLTYLPTFYAIDMGLGLGVVGAIFLGGRFLDILTDPMIGHLSDQTRSRFGPRKPWMAAGIVGFCAALWFLLVPPGDIGPAYLIIAGTVFFISMTMLDVPYSSTGLEISPYVDERSRLASAKAGFQVAGALLAGTMPLLLTTSASGSLPAIAISAIGLAALGFLLFIAFVPARNRVEARSSAGITASLKTILAERRYKYLLGPFFIIQTANALFSGLAVLYITFIVKAPGLVGLFIGLLFLSTALFLPLWLAVARRVGKAKCWQAGIMISMVALLAMPLFGEGDVVAICILFAVIGGTFGCDAVMPTSMLADIASDHESETGDRLSGVYLSVKNAVSKCAFAAPMGLAFPVLGYLEFETSETHDPVTLLAFMGFFALIPVALKCVAILIMRRGPDFHTAQAS; from the coding sequence ATGCAAAGCACAGTTTCTCAGCCAAATCAGGGCGATGTTCCGCGCCTGACGCCTTGGCAGCTCACCAGTTACGGTCTGCTGACTATGCCGATTGCGATGGCCGGGCTGGCGCTGCTGACATATCTGCCGACATTCTATGCGATTGATATGGGACTCGGGCTGGGCGTGGTCGGCGCGATCTTTTTGGGCGGGCGGTTTCTGGATATCTTGACCGATCCGATGATCGGACATCTCAGCGACCAGACACGCAGCCGCTTCGGGCCGCGCAAGCCGTGGATGGCGGCGGGGATTGTCGGTTTCTGCGCAGCCTTGTGGTTCTTGCTGGTTCCGCCGGGCGATATCGGGCCAGCCTATCTAATTATCGCGGGGACAGTGTTTTTCATTTCTATGACGATGCTGGACGTACCTTATTCATCGACCGGACTAGAGATATCGCCCTATGTCGATGAACGCTCGCGACTTGCCAGTGCCAAAGCGGGATTTCAGGTGGCCGGGGCGTTGCTGGCGGGCACTATGCCGTTGCTGCTAACCACGAGCGCCTCCGGCTCGCTGCCCGCGATTGCGATCAGCGCGATTGGTTTGGCGGCGCTGGGCTTTCTGCTGTTCATCGCCTTCGTGCCCGCCAGAAACCGGGTCGAAGCGCGATCCAGCGCGGGGATAACCGCGTCGCTCAAGACCATCTTGGCTGAGCGGCGCTACAAATATCTGCTCGGGCCCTTCTTCATTATCCAGACCGCCAATGCGCTGTTTAGCGGGCTTGCGGTCCTGTATATTACTTTCATTGTCAAAGCGCCCGGGCTGGTGGGGCTATTCATCGGTCTGCTGTTTCTTTCGACCGCCTTGTTCTTGCCGCTGTGGCTCGCGGTGGCGCGGCGTGTGGGTAAGGCGAAATGCTGGCAGGCAGGCATCATGATCAGCATGGTGGCATTGTTGGCAATGCCGCTGTTCGGAGAAGGCGATGTGGTGGCGATCTGTATCCTCTTCGCGGTGATCGGCGGGACTTTTGGTTGCGACGCAGTGATGCCCACATCCATGCTGGCCGATATCGCCTCCGATCATGAAAGTGAAACCGGCGACCGGCTGTCGGGCGTCTATCTGTCGGTTAAAAACGCGGTGTCCAAATGTGCTTTCGCTGCGCCGATGGGGCTGGCCTTTCCGGTGCTAGGCTATCTGGAATTTGAGACCAGCGAGACGCACGATCCGGTGACTTTGCTGGCCTTTATGGGATTCTTCGCATTGATCCCTGTCGCACTAAAATGCGTGGCAATCCTGATTATGAGGCGTGGGCCGGACTTCCATACCGCGCAGGCTTCGTGA
- a CDS encoding YadA-like family protein translates to MNFTAKSAAAALLASTSFVAISTPAQADDCLLDTNDDGNADTDVDADGGAGSDNDDSRLACGFGATADDSNSTAIGAGTYASGGTIGAVAVGSGSSADGEGAVAIGVDATASQTNAIAIGRFARATADEAISLGGVANANGATSIGQRSRAEGLNSTAVGVTTAARGAGSVAIGGDSTGSINFTSADGIGSIAIGSRAGSLLGDRGIAIGENARALGTNVVVLGASAFVQSNNGVSIGAGSSTTADDSIAIGFLSSVTANNAVSLGRESIADRANTVSVGSSGSERQIVNVAAGSQDTDAVNVAQLNAAVASASDPYVDVNSVGTAAAASGGESIAVGGDSSSSGSGDIAIGPNAFATSSPTNSDPSLSAVSLGNSAFASGQSAVVVGAAADADTNSIAIGAASLAFNGGSVAIGRNANSIGGQGVAIGQLSASDALYGAAIGYRAKVEGEAGVALGEQAEALADRGIAIGQSAEASGVNSQALGAITFAIGDNSNAIGYAAIARVEGAIAIGSDGDDDDSSGTIGADALGINSIAIGTDALAFAENSVALGAKSVNTRADTISVGSAGAERQITNVAAGTQGTDAVNLAQLNTALAGVSGVGSEYLAVQSEGPLPTATGADAIALGEDARATQANTIAIGFETNASGFAGVAIGDKAGATGIGSVAIGREASGAELDSIAIGSFADASGERSIVVGYRADVTANQASAFGSFSSARGEFSTALGANAAVSTERGTAIGWDATVGARLGISLGFRSRSEGEGSIAIGSDEGLGDGGATASGLHSISIGLGSEASADKSVAIGANSIADRAGTISVGSSVNKRQIVNVADGTELNDAVNLGQLNDAIEGAIAGAAPVLDYLAVNSTSTSARATGDGAAALGEGANASGEDSSAIGTRAKSSGLSSAALGTNANASATRAAAVGFLSKATANDATAVGSVATASGVNSTAAGYRSTSGGLQSTAVGAFASSGGTRSTSVGYQSQSSGDFSLSLGAFSSAAFINSIAIGRQAQATRVNQMMLGTASYSYTLPGLPQIASNNLQSGDTFFVTVDSNGNLGFVNTPIGSEAMASAPSGSQSTAAVANTNVSTVTAPAAPAVATVVAPAVPGNFAKTSTDGGPAMVSNAPVSAAPQTLAIAEQQELVAAAEPVQVAALGEEATVIDLPPEFAPAAGTRTTANVSNTTSVGISAPAISAVTDAQLGALSGRVTTLENRVDALSLQLGDVERSANGGIAAAMALGQGKIVPDSGISMTVAASTYGGQQGFAGSLTGRLDEKVYVSAGVSGNTGDGKVGGTVSATFGF, encoded by the coding sequence ATGAACTTCACCGCTAAATCCGCAGCCGCCGCGCTGCTCGCCTCCACGTCATTTGTCGCCATTTCTACGCCAGCGCAGGCTGACGATTGTTTGCTCGATACCAATGATGACGGGAATGCTGACACTGATGTCGATGCGGACGGAGGTGCGGGCAGCGACAATGATGATTCGCGATTGGCATGCGGTTTTGGCGCAACAGCAGACGATAGTAACTCAACTGCAATCGGCGCGGGAACTTATGCTTCAGGAGGGACCATTGGCGCAGTTGCCGTGGGTAGCGGGTCATCTGCAGATGGTGAAGGAGCAGTAGCAATCGGCGTCGATGCGACAGCGAGCCAAACCAATGCGATCGCAATCGGTCGTTTCGCTAGGGCAACTGCAGATGAGGCAATTTCGTTGGGCGGGGTTGCTAATGCGAACGGCGCGACCAGCATTGGGCAAAGGTCCCGCGCTGAAGGACTCAACAGTACTGCCGTCGGGGTAACCACTGCCGCCCGCGGCGCCGGATCAGTTGCAATTGGTGGCGATAGCACGGGCTCAATCAACTTCACATCTGCGGACGGAATTGGAAGCATAGCAATAGGAAGCCGGGCCGGCTCCCTCTTGGGCGACCGGGGAATAGCGATAGGCGAGAATGCTCGTGCACTTGGTACTAACGTAGTCGTATTGGGAGCGAGCGCGTTTGTTCAATCCAACAATGGAGTATCCATAGGTGCAGGGAGCTCCACAACAGCAGACGACTCGATAGCCATCGGCTTTCTCTCAAGCGTCACTGCCAATAACGCAGTATCACTGGGCCGAGAGTCTATTGCCGATCGGGCGAACACAGTTTCGGTCGGCAGCTCCGGCTCGGAACGCCAAATCGTGAACGTTGCAGCAGGTTCGCAGGACACTGATGCGGTCAATGTAGCCCAGCTGAACGCGGCTGTTGCATCTGCAAGCGACCCGTATGTTGACGTAAATTCCGTTGGTACTGCAGCCGCTGCATCAGGTGGTGAATCGATAGCGGTTGGCGGAGATAGTAGTAGTTCCGGTTCCGGCGATATAGCGATTGGTCCAAATGCATTCGCGACGAGTTCTCCAACAAACAGTGATCCGTCTCTTTCAGCGGTATCACTTGGAAACTCGGCGTTTGCCTCGGGCCAATCGGCCGTTGTAGTCGGGGCTGCCGCAGATGCAGACACAAACAGCATCGCTATTGGCGCTGCATCACTTGCATTCAACGGCGGAAGCGTAGCGATTGGTCGAAACGCAAACAGTATAGGAGGTCAGGGAGTGGCCATCGGTCAGCTCTCTGCATCAGATGCCCTCTATGGTGCGGCAATCGGGTATCGTGCAAAAGTTGAGGGCGAAGCAGGCGTCGCGCTGGGGGAACAGGCCGAGGCTCTGGCCGATAGGGGTATAGCAATCGGCCAGTCGGCTGAAGCGTCGGGTGTCAACTCGCAAGCTTTGGGCGCAATCACTTTTGCAATTGGCGATAACTCGAACGCGATTGGTTATGCAGCAATCGCCCGGGTAGAGGGTGCGATTGCAATAGGTAGCGATGGTGACGACGATGATAGTAGCGGTACTATCGGTGCAGACGCGCTCGGCATAAATTCGATAGCGATTGGAACCGATGCTCTGGCGTTTGCAGAGAATTCTGTCGCATTGGGAGCGAAATCGGTAAATACTAGGGCAGACACGATCTCTGTTGGTAGTGCAGGTGCTGAACGGCAAATCACCAACGTCGCAGCAGGTACGCAGGGCACTGATGCGGTCAACCTAGCACAGCTTAACACCGCATTGGCGGGCGTTTCTGGTGTTGGATCCGAATATTTGGCAGTGCAGAGTGAAGGCCCATTGCCAACGGCAACCGGAGCAGATGCCATTGCGCTGGGGGAAGATGCTAGAGCTACTCAAGCAAACACTATTGCAATCGGCTTTGAGACCAACGCCAGCGGCTTTGCCGGCGTTGCAATCGGCGATAAGGCAGGTGCGACTGGGATTGGTTCTGTGGCCATTGGACGTGAAGCGAGCGGGGCTGAACTTGATTCAATTGCTATAGGTAGCTTTGCGGACGCCTCAGGAGAACGATCAATTGTCGTAGGTTATCGCGCGGATGTGACCGCGAACCAAGCGAGTGCTTTCGGATCATTTTCCTCTGCGCGCGGCGAGTTCTCGACTGCGCTGGGAGCCAATGCTGCCGTTTCAACTGAAAGAGGTACAGCAATCGGCTGGGACGCGACTGTCGGAGCAAGGCTTGGGATATCACTTGGGTTTCGATCACGCTCTGAAGGGGAGGGGTCGATTGCAATTGGATCGGATGAGGGATTGGGAGACGGCGGCGCCACCGCTTCGGGTCTTCACTCAATCTCAATCGGCTTAGGCAGTGAGGCATCGGCTGACAAATCAGTGGCCATTGGGGCGAACTCCATAGCTGATCGGGCCGGTACTATTTCGGTAGGTAGCAGCGTCAATAAGCGCCAGATCGTAAATGTTGCTGATGGGACCGAGTTGAACGATGCTGTGAATCTTGGGCAGCTCAATGATGCAATTGAGGGTGCTATCGCTGGCGCTGCACCGGTCCTCGACTACCTAGCAGTAAATTCGACCAGCACATCAGCAAGAGCCACCGGCGATGGCGCAGCGGCGCTGGGCGAGGGCGCCAATGCTAGTGGAGAAGATTCCTCGGCGATCGGTACACGCGCGAAATCGTCAGGTTTATCCTCCGCCGCACTTGGCACCAATGCCAATGCCAGCGCAACACGCGCGGCGGCAGTCGGCTTTCTTTCCAAAGCCACCGCCAATGATGCTACTGCGGTTGGCTCTGTAGCGACCGCAAGCGGAGTGAATTCGACTGCCGCAGGGTATCGATCAACATCAGGGGGTCTTCAATCAACTGCGGTCGGTGCATTCGCAAGTTCTGGTGGCACGCGCTCCACATCAGTCGGTTATCAGTCGCAATCGAGCGGTGATTTCAGCCTGTCACTAGGGGCCTTCTCCAGTGCGGCCTTTATCAACAGCATTGCAATCGGACGGCAAGCGCAAGCAACCCGCGTAAACCAGATGATGCTAGGAACGGCTAGCTACAGCTACACACTTCCTGGTCTGCCGCAGATTGCTTCAAATAATTTGCAGTCGGGCGATACATTCTTCGTAACCGTCGATTCCAATGGCAATCTGGGCTTTGTAAACACGCCGATTGGATCGGAGGCGATGGCGAGTGCTCCGAGCGGATCACAATCAACCGCTGCAGTGGCGAACACGAATGTGTCTACGGTAACTGCACCGGCAGCACCGGCGGTGGCTACAGTTGTTGCTCCTGCAGTACCCGGCAACTTTGCGAAAACGAGTACTGATGGTGGGCCAGCTATGGTGTCAAACGCGCCGGTCAGCGCTGCCCCCCAGACGCTAGCTATTGCTGAGCAGCAGGAATTGGTCGCAGCGGCTGAACCCGTACAAGTTGCCGCACTGGGAGAAGAAGCCACCGTGATCGATCTCCCGCCTGAGTTCGCTCCGGCGGCTGGCACGCGCACAACCGCTAATGTCAGTAACACTACCAGCGTAGGTATCAGTGCACCTGCGATTTCGGCGGTTACCGATGCACAATTGGGAGCGTTGTCCGGACGCGTCACAACGTTGGAGAACCGCGTCGATGCGCTGTCGCTCCAGCTGGGTGATGTGGAACGATCAGCTAATGGCGGTATCGCAGCCGCCATGGCGCTAGGCCAAGGGAAGATCGTGCCGGACTCTGGCATTTCGATGACCGTAGCTGCCTCGACCTACGGCGGTCAGCAAGGCTTCGCGGGATCATTGACCGGTCGGCTTGACGAGAAAGTCTATGTCTCGGCAGGCGTGAGCGGCAATACTGGCGACGGCAAGGTTGGAGGCACGGTTTCAGCGACCTTCGGGTTCTGA
- a CDS encoding response regulator transcription factor: MDRPAVRDEGLHLNTVATDRPEQPKAGTMSIALVDDHRLFLMGFSLLLERIEHDCSVEPFDTPVDLLKALDNGSRFDLVICDLMMSSMNGLAFIAALRGRHDVPVLMISGINTSPPLAEMRQLNAQGFVHKSADDAELIEAIETVLQGGTYFPHYAPDAGDGTESNFGDVADIYGDGSEVPVPTTRQIEILKLISNGASNKEIARSLSISENTVKTHIKQIFELLKVNKRTASVRAAQALGIL, from the coding sequence ATGGATCGGCCCGCAGTGCGAGATGAGGGCCTCCACTTGAACACAGTCGCAACCGACAGGCCGGAACAACCGAAGGCTGGCACGATGTCCATCGCGCTGGTTGACGATCACCGGCTGTTTCTGATGGGTTTTTCGCTTCTGCTTGAGCGGATCGAGCATGATTGCAGCGTCGAGCCATTCGATACGCCCGTCGACCTACTGAAAGCACTGGACAACGGATCGCGATTTGATCTGGTGATTTGCGATCTGATGATGAGCAGCATGAATGGCCTTGCTTTTATCGCTGCCTTGCGCGGACGTCATGACGTTCCCGTGCTGATGATTTCGGGCATCAACACATCACCGCCACTGGCTGAAATGCGCCAGCTCAATGCGCAAGGCTTTGTCCATAAGTCGGCAGACGACGCCGAACTAATCGAAGCTATCGAGACAGTGCTGCAAGGCGGCACATACTTCCCGCACTATGCGCCCGATGCCGGCGACGGCACCGAAAGCAATTTTGGAGACGTTGCCGATATCTATGGAGACGGGTCCGAAGTGCCAGTGCCAACCACACGGCAGATCGAAATTCTCAAGCTGATTTCCAATGGCGCGAGCAATAAGGAAATCGCCCGGTCATTGTCGATCAGCGAGAACACAGTGAAGACTCACATCAAGCAGATTTTCGAATTGCTGAAAGTGAACAAGCGCACCGCATCGGTGAGGGCTGCGCAGGCATTGGGAATTCTCTAG
- the thiC gene encoding phosphomethylpyrimidine synthase ThiC: MADINSHIEIGVTTGPIRGSRKVYVPSPGNKDVKVAMREIELEPTSGEPPVRVYDTSGPYSDPAAQIDINKGLPQLRRDWIMGRDDVEEYDAREVKPEDNGQLGPDRSGGVPEYPNVISKPLRAKAGQNVSQMHYARKGIITPEMEYVATRENIGREIARSAPSGGESYGAAIPEFVTPEFVRDEVARGRAIIPNNINHPETEPMAIGRNFLVKINANIGNSAVASDVANEVDKMVWATRWGADTVMDLSTGRNIHDTREWIIRNSSVPIGTVPIYQALEKVGGVAEDLTWEIFRDTLIEQAEQGVDYFTIHAGVRLPYVPMAAKRVTGIVSRGGSIMAKWCLAHHKESFLYEHFDDITEIMKAYDIAYSLGDGLRPGSIADANDEAQFAELYTLGELTHRAWKEDVQVMIEGPGHVPMHKIKENMDKQLEVCGEAPFYTLGPLVTDIAPGYDHITSGIGAAQIGWYGTAMLCYVTPKEHLGLPDRDDVKVGVVTYKLAAHAADLAKGHPAAQVRDDALSKARFEFRWRDQFNLSLDPETAEEYHDQTLPAEGAKTAHFCSMCGPKFCSMQISQEVRDFAAKQNQTAEGFIASEKLGADTAEASRKAAEEGMREMSERFKEEGSEIYLPSD, encoded by the coding sequence ATGGCTGACATCAACTCACACATCGAAATCGGCGTAACCACCGGCCCCATTCGCGGCAGCCGCAAGGTTTATGTGCCGTCGCCGGGCAACAAAGATGTAAAAGTCGCGATGCGCGAGATCGAGTTGGAGCCGACCAGCGGCGAACCACCAGTGCGGGTCTATGATACCTCTGGCCCGTACTCCGATCCGGCTGCGCAGATTGACATCAATAAAGGTCTTCCGCAGCTCCGCCGTGATTGGATCATGGGCCGTGATGATGTCGAGGAATATGATGCGCGCGAAGTGAAGCCTGAAGATAACGGCCAGCTCGGCCCGGATCGTTCGGGAGGCGTCCCCGAATATCCCAACGTCATCAGCAAGCCGCTGCGCGCCAAGGCCGGTCAGAACGTCAGCCAGATGCACTATGCCCGCAAAGGCATCATCACGCCCGAGATGGAATATGTCGCCACGCGCGAAAATATCGGCCGCGAGATCGCCCGCTCTGCCCCGTCAGGCGGCGAAAGCTACGGCGCAGCGATCCCCGAATTCGTTACCCCCGAATTCGTCCGCGATGAAGTCGCCAGAGGCCGTGCAATCATTCCCAACAATATCAACCACCCTGAAACAGAGCCGATGGCGATCGGACGCAACTTCCTCGTCAAGATCAACGCCAATATCGGCAACAGCGCGGTTGCATCGGACGTCGCCAATGAAGTCGACAAGATGGTCTGGGCCACCCGCTGGGGCGCGGATACGGTGATGGACCTCAGTACGGGGCGCAACATTCACGACACGCGCGAATGGATCATCCGCAACTCCTCCGTCCCCATCGGCACCGTGCCGATCTATCAGGCGCTGGAGAAAGTCGGCGGCGTCGCCGAAGACCTCACCTGGGAAATCTTCCGCGACACGCTGATCGAACAGGCCGAGCAAGGCGTCGACTATTTCACCATCCATGCCGGCGTGCGCCTGCCCTATGTCCCGATGGCCGCAAAACGCGTCACCGGCATCGTCAGCCGCGGCGGCAGCATCATGGCGAAATGGTGCCTTGCGCATCACAAGGAATCGTTCCTCTACGAGCACTTCGACGACATTACCGAAATCATGAAAGCCTATGACATCGCCTATTCGCTGGGCGACGGCCTGCGCCCCGGCAGCATCGCCGACGCCAATGACGAGGCACAATTCGCCGAGCTCTACACGCTAGGCGAACTGACCCACCGCGCGTGGAAGGAAGATGTGCAGGTGATGATCGAAGGGCCGGGCCACGTGCCCATGCACAAGATCAAGGAGAATATGGACAAGCAGCTGGAGGTGTGCGGCGAAGCGCCCTTTTACACGCTTGGCCCCCTCGTGACCGATATCGCGCCGGGTTACGACCACATCACCAGCGGCATCGGCGCAGCGCAAATCGGCTGGTACGGCACCGCAATGCTTTGCTACGTCACCCCGAAAGAACATTTGGGCCTGCCCGACCGCGACGATGTGAAAGTCGGCGTGGTGACCTACAAGCTGGCCGCCCACGCCGCCGATCTCGCCAAAGGCCACCCCGCCGCCCAAGTCCGTGACGATGCCCTGTCAAAAGCCCGCTTCGAATTCCGCTGGCGCGACCAGTTCAACCTCAGCCTCGACCCCGAAACCGCCGAGGAATATCACGACCAGACATTGCCAGCTGAAGGCGCAAAGACTGCGCACTTCTGCAGCATGTGCGGCCCGAAATTCTGCTCGATGCAGATCAGCCAAGAGGTGCGTGATTTTGCAGCTAAGCAGAATCAAACCGCCGAAGGCTTTATCGCCAGCGAGAAACTGGGCGCGGATACGGCGGAGGCAAGCCGTAAGGCTGCCGAAGAGGGAATGCGCGAGATGAGCGAACGCTTCAAAGAAGAAGGCAGCGAGATTTATCTGCCTTCTGATTGA
- a CDS encoding ATP-binding response regulator — protein sequence MDQPELLESEDLTLLRMEQARLLKERAWGSSVLVAFIVVYTAVIMALVNSRTIAAIWFALGTTMVVVAYLYGKMAARDGITRDNVGTFLRGHMVVSAITGVVWGGFAIYQMDYSSELTIFLGCLTVFSITIGGLLPSSAYRATYIALASTSLPPLGFYIAFTAPGGIALLGMGVIVYYLFAMFVSARVEIDTRETIAARNARALNDKIVTQNRLYLRASEEKSRFLAATSHDLSQPLQSQGFFMKALRDMLETQLQHEMLDKVEESWRAQKELLQGIVDVSRIDSGAIVPRIVPVKLAEECRKLVDEFASNERSPQLEKVEFDDVEVETDPLLLARVLSNLLSNARKFTPQDGHVSFYTERVGQVARITISDSGEGILEEDQHRIFDEYVRVGSEGGSAGLGLGLSIVQRLCALLDIGIDLRSKPGEGTTFYLSVPLAGAHVDGPAIVATDNDAFDGAPLVVLVDDEPAVTEAMAAVLTSWKCQVISASNSKQALEIVALTESDPALLLIDKRLGPDDDGVDLIVAIREECNAQIPAILMSGNLGNLAGYDESDAIIYLNKPIEPGDLRVAMQDMLQTGRRRSPHRLRCRC from the coding sequence ATGGATCAGCCCGAACTCCTTGAATCCGAAGACCTTACTTTGCTGCGCATGGAGCAGGCGCGGCTGCTGAAAGAGCGCGCATGGGGTTCGAGTGTGCTGGTCGCGTTTATCGTCGTCTACACGGCGGTGATCATGGCGCTGGTCAATTCGCGGACGATCGCCGCCATATGGTTTGCGCTGGGCACGACTATGGTGGTGGTCGCCTATCTCTACGGCAAAATGGCTGCGCGCGACGGGATCACGCGGGACAACGTCGGCACCTTCCTGCGAGGACATATGGTTGTTTCAGCTATTACCGGCGTGGTCTGGGGCGGCTTTGCGATCTACCAGATGGACTATTCGTCGGAGCTGACGATTTTTCTCGGCTGCCTGACGGTATTCAGCATCACCATTGGCGGTTTGTTGCCTAGCTCCGCCTACCGCGCAACCTATATTGCGCTTGCGAGCACTTCGCTTCCGCCGCTCGGCTTCTACATCGCCTTTACCGCGCCTGGTGGCATCGCGCTGCTCGGGATGGGCGTGATTGTCTATTATCTGTTTGCGATGTTTGTCAGCGCACGGGTGGAAATTGATACGCGCGAAACAATCGCCGCGCGTAATGCCCGCGCGCTCAATGACAAGATCGTCACGCAGAACCGGCTATATCTGCGGGCGAGCGAAGAGAAGTCACGCTTCCTTGCCGCGACCAGTCACGATCTGTCGCAGCCGCTGCAATCGCAAGGCTTCTTTATGAAGGCACTGCGCGACATGCTGGAGACGCAATTGCAGCACGAGATGCTCGACAAAGTTGAGGAATCGTGGCGCGCTCAGAAGGAGTTGCTGCAGGGCATTGTCGATGTTTCACGGATCGATAGCGGCGCGATTGTCCCGCGGATCGTGCCGGTAAAATTGGCCGAAGAATGCCGCAAGCTGGTTGATGAGTTTGCATCCAACGAGCGCAGCCCGCAGTTGGAGAAAGTCGAATTTGACGATGTGGAAGTGGAAACCGATCCACTGTTGCTCGCGCGTGTCTTGAGCAATTTGTTGTCCAATGCCCGTAAGTTCACGCCGCAGGATGGCCATGTCAGCTTCTATACCGAGCGGGTTGGGCAGGTTGCACGGATCACGATTAGCGATAGCGGCGAAGGTATTTTGGAGGAGGATCAACATCGGATCTTCGATGAGTATGTCCGCGTTGGCAGCGAAGGCGGGTCGGCGGGCCTTGGATTGGGATTATCGATTGTCCAGCGCCTGTGTGCGTTACTCGATATAGGCATTGATCTGCGATCAAAGCCTGGTGAGGGGACGACATTCTATCTGTCGGTCCCGCTCGCGGGTGCGCATGTCGACGGACCGGCAATCGTTGCCACTGACAATGATGCTTTCGATGGCGCGCCATTGGTCGTGCTTGTCGATGATGAGCCGGCAGTCACCGAAGCGATGGCAGCGGTGCTGACGTCATGGAAATGCCAAGTCATATCGGCGAGCAATTCAAAGCAAGCACTCGAAATTGTTGCTCTGACTGAAAGCGATCCGGCACTGCTGCTCATCGATAAGCGGCTTGGTCCGGATGATGACGGTGTCGATTTGATCGTGGCCATTCGCGAAGAGTGTAATGCCCAAATTCCTGCAATTCTGATGAGCGGCAATCTGGGCAATCTAGCTGGCTATGATGAGAGTGACGCCATTATCTATCTCAATAAGCCAATTGAGCCGGGCGATCTCAGAGTCGCAATGCAAGACATGTTGCAGACCGGGCGGAGGCGGAGTCCGCACAGGCTTAGGTGTCGGTGCTAG